tttacaaacgatgaatggagtaaatataaacagtttagtccatatggcggttgtctagcaataaaattaaactggtactattgatatgtgaatactagcgtgtaatggtgctttctgactagttattttggtaatagcagctctgtcgctgtcactgtcttgggtatgTGTTGAATGCGATcatctcgctactacatggctgataaggaagttatcatcagaactctcctcgtggcttactattgcaaagttctgccaattggccaaagatttgtgctcggaAAGGCGTTTtcgttccttttttaaaaacagatatacatgtattcttctcgtaagtagctgcggtcacttcaacctcaatttccagacctccctgaatgattggtgatcttctaagaatgacatctaccacccttgcaatcatggttcttcggtgtatgatgaaaaatctctctcacactaaaacaaataatgaagcggtagagatggaaaaaaattagtattgcgttttaccgaagaaccaaagtaaaatttaaccaatttagcaaatgtaaaaaactcactacttaccacaagttgttggtttatcaaaggcctccaaagcgatgaatattagtgaaaacctctggacgcagcaaaaattgtttaccatagaatagcatgatcgcctcgcagttgtaagctaaatataaaccggaacacgcggtatGCGCATGCGTAGTAATAACTATTCCTAGCCGCAATAgggttaacttttcctagagagcggcagttttcagctgcgaataaattcatccgcgaatatgcatgaaaagacaattttcgcgaaatataactccgcgaataaattcatcctgtagggtatatgacCAAGcgcagtaatacttcaactgaCGAGTGCCCAAAAtttgagaaacttgagatacattCCACCTTTAAGGCAAGTTTCAGCACTAACATATGGGCtttgtttgagatacgagtacaTGAGTCGATGGTCAAGTATGTCAAAGGTGTTTCACGAGAACAACATCACCCAGTATGTTTCAACTGCATTTTTCAGAACAAAACTATGTGAATTAAAGGTACTGTGAGCAGACCGAAAGCAAGTAGAAGCAAGGATAAGGCAAAtgaaagcgaatgataacaattaataaCAAATGGGAAACTATTGAAAAACATGCAGAATgtatgattgagctagctcagcagtATAACGGAAATACATTCACAAATATTAAACAgaaggcatttagtttgcaaaatgAGTAACCATAGTTTATAAACATTGTAGCGATATTCACGATCGGCAGCGATTTTCATGATAGCTGATGGATACGCTGCTCAGGCTTTGAATATAAGACAAGCAATTGGCCATCGACATTGTAACTGAGACGATGccatgtgaaaaggccggtgccaTCTAGGAAGACTATAAAactagacattcggacaagttggctagtggtcgcgCATTagccctttgtgacgacacctgcgtTCGTCATAATCACAAGATGTTGAAAGGGTGACAAAGGCAATCGGCCTTGGATAGGTTTCTAGTCGAATAGTCTGACTGCTAAGCTGCAAGAAACTTAAAATTATGAACGCCGACGAAATTTTAACTACGCTATGTTCAAACTAAAAGTTTGCTTCCATGTATCTGGATAAGAATCCAAAATAattaaagtcaactgttgtagcGAGGAATAACATTTCCCTCCGttcctggcaaatgctagcgttagctgctattgtatgtatttaattttacattttaattaattacaattccttgcattactttttatttgttgctttttgagaGCATGTTGTaggttaggacaataaccaacatgtttctttctgttacaatattttatttcaagtgtttttgtttgtgtCTTTCAGAGTACGGAAACCAATCAAtacatatttaattgttatatatatatataaataaattgcaccaacccGCGAATAAATCAACATACAAGCTCAATAACAGCATTAATATTGTAAGTCAAAGTATGGCTGTACATGAGAGACTGtgtttgagaacagcatcacccAGTCTTTCTCTCCGAACCAGTTTGAGGTACTTAAAATATGGGTTAAAAGTTATAGAAAACGTGTGGCAAAAAGTGCCAAACAGGAAAGAGCTAATAAAAAGTTAAGATGACAAAATTAGACTTATCATAGTAAAATATTGAAACATAGTTTCAAGTGTGTATTTAAAAAACTCAATTTATACAAGTTAAATTCAGTCTCTGTTACGTAGTGTGACAAAAGTTTTGTGTACCGAACACATTGTTGTCAAGTCTCTCCAACTTCTGTTAGCAACTATATAAAATCATACAGTAGTgttcatagtaatgttacattttattgtagattttaccaactaaataggtatttacTACTTCCTTAGTGCGTGGACTGAATTATCAAAAATGTTGAGATACTTGAAAGCaaaaaatcaattattttattattgaaaagcAAAGGCTTTATTTTTATCAGTCTTTTTGATACTTGATGTTTTTTCTAGCTAGAAAGCTAAAAAACTGCTATATAAATGAAATCACATTCTGTACTCAATCAGTCTGATACCAAACTACGAATAAACTACTAATGTTATTCCAACACTGGAAGGACTAAGTATTTCAAACCTTTGAAATAACCACATTATAAGCTTTAAGTTACTgagaaacaaaacaaaaaggTAAATACAAGTTTCCCCcaataatatcctgttttatgtAGTCTCTCTTTTGCTAAACAGTTTAACTAACATATAAACACCACACAAACACTAGTATACACAGTggtatacaaacatatatactctacacaagcactagtacacatgggtatacaaacatatatactctacacaaaCACTAGTACACATGGGTAATCTAACATATATGTGACAGGTcgtgtcattttcaatacaaatgaggtcagatcacaaaattgttttttagccCAATGTAATAGAGCAgtttctcagcttttcaaaactgttttcggAATTGAAATCGAAGCAACTTAACCTGAGATACAGGTTTTTATCTTAGAAggtgttggtcaatatggtCGACACCACAAATTGAGAAATTCGTCTTTAAAGTTGatggattgaattttaaaccgtagtatttgttgacgttttggaatgtcatagcaaccgcacgctacagacattatattttcatgaatgttgagatctatagGGAAGAGAACATGGCGAACGATATGAAATGGGTCCCGATGATGTCACTTCAGCTCGAATacataaaacagtgaggtcaaAGTCACatgttgtgtcattgaaaaggaGCACATTGATGCACAGTAAAGGAGTTACTACCAAATTGTGTTGCACATTGAATTGATTATTTTGATCataaaattgatgcaaatgTATTAGTGTTAGAATAATAATCCAATGCACTCACAAAACTTTTACTGAGATGAATGAGTTAGCGTCTTTAGGGTAGACGATCCAGGCTTCTGAGCCCGAGGAGACAATTTGAGATCAATGTTACTTGTTTAGTAGCTAAATTAGATTCAAGTTAAAGCAAGTTAagattgattaaaatattatcaaaataacatgaatataatataataatataatatcaataaaaaaataaactagtAGCCCTGCTGCTACTGTCTATGATTGACGTTTACGTTTCCGTATCGGGGCGATAGAGCTAGCCTTAGTAGACTTTTTAGTAGTCTTTTTACTTTCTGCGGCGGTTGAGCTGTGATGTATTGAGCTGACGTATTGAGCTGTGATGGCTGTTGAATAGGCGCTGGGCACACGATATCTCTTTTACTCTCATCACATAACTCTCTGATTTCTTTGAAAAGATATTGCTGACGTTCAACAGTCAGACAAGGAGGCGGAATGATTTCAGGCCACCCTGACCTGGCTGACTCTGCAGACATAAGCTGTATATCTTCACTCTCCACGCTATTGGCATGCTTTTTTACTTGAACACTGCCTGCAGCAAAACAACGATTACTGCACACACTGTCTATTAGTATtacatttattgtacaacattaTTGAATTTCTCTATGTTGTACTTTCAAAGCCAAAATTCAGGATGGCAAAGAACACAAAACAAAGTAGGCCTAATCTTTCCGCCAATAAGATAAACTGGTGGTAGCTCTTAATTTGGCTGATCATTTTGCTTTTTGCATGAAAAAATCCACTTCAGTCCTTTATTGGAACAAGCACATTGCCATGATCATCCATGACAAGCTGGGCACTGTTTAGgcgagccaagccaagccattTACTacctaattaaataaaactcagATTAAGTAACCAAGAACCTTTAGATAGTTTCTGTAAAAATAGCGCAAGCAAGATTTGAAAATTCTCATTTCACTAATTgacaaaatgagaaacataCCTCACCTATATCAGAAAGAGAGGAACTCTGTTAGTtctgtatttcctttttagcaagCCAAAGCAGTAATCGCAGCTGAACTTCGTGTAACCTGCGACGAGAAAATTCAGTTCAATCTCCTTGTACAGCCCGCTTGCAACGCGCCAAGCCAAGTACTGTATTACTGCGTTGTTTTTATTCTGGCCATTAAAAAGGGTTTGATATACATAATTGTATCaatacattttcaatacaaacatgAAACTTCAAAACATTGGTTGTTGCTTGCATACCAACAGTTGTCAGCGTGGAACAAAGCTTTCTCTTCATCAAGGCAATAGGTTTCTAGATACTGATGAATATAAGATATGACGCTGTTGGCTCCTTTTGTCGAACAAGCAGTCTCATCAATCAGATAATTCACTTGTGCAGGGAAGGTGTCACAGACCACTCCAAATAGCGCACACATCCGAGTGGTTTTGAAATAGAGTGGCCCAGGTTGCTGTGGGTTGGCAGGGTAGTGGACCTAAGAATTAAACAGAAcgaaaatttgttgtttttctatAGACATGCAAGTacatttactatttatattttattttttaaatgtatatttttgcttataaatttgatcgtttttataattcttaattagcatttgcaattgctaATTGTTAAAACTCAGCAATGTTTCAACTTAAAACACTACGTTCATTGCTTTATACCTTGTAATAGTCGACtaattaatgttatattttgggcTGCGTGTGCGTTATTGACGAAAACATGAAATAAGATTTGCGTTTTGCAACAagcaatgtttaaaaaaatgtttttgacctACCTGCTGTGCATAATCAAAGCCATAGTGAGCAACATGAGGTCCAGTCAAAGGAGTGTTGGTACCAAGCTTCGAACCTTCTGTTAGATATTGTCGTGACGACAGGATCTCTAAACTACGACCGTTATCAGTAAAACTTGGCGGAAAATTTCCATCTAATCCATCATTCTCAAGATCTAAATCGATCTTACTGTTTCGAAAATCACTAATACTTCCTTCTCTACCctgtaaatctaaataattcACATCGACCTCCTCAAATTCTTTCCAAAAGTCACCATCAACGATAAATCAGTAAGACATTTTAAAACGCGATACATAGACTGAATAACCGGAAATGAAATATCGCTATTTTTGTTATCCTTAGCAACCACTTCAAAGTCTGCAAAACAGTCTAATAAAGCATCTTAGCTAATCATACGCCTCAGAAACTGATTCCTGACATATGATTCGCCCTAGAAAAGTCATGACCTCAAATTCCAAAAGTCTAAGCTGCATGGACCAGTTTCACTTTGAGAGCCTATTGTGCGCTATATGAAATGccgcgtttgtattgaaaatgatacgcGCTGTCACatatactctacacaagcactagtacacgtgggtattctaacatatatactctacacaaaCACTAGTACACATGGGTaatctaacatatatactctacacaagcactggtacacacgggtatacaaacatatatactctacacaagcactagtacacatgggtaatctaacatatatactctacacaagcactagtacacgtgggtattctaacatatatactctacacaatCACTAGTACACATGGGtattctaacatatatactctacacaagcaCTGGTACACAGTGGTATtctaacatatacatgtatactctaCGCAAGCACTGGCACACATAGGtattctaacatatatactctacacaagcactagtacacatgggtattctaacatatatacactatacaaaCACTAGTAGACATAGTggtatacaaacatatatactctacacaagcactagtacacatgggtattctaacatatatactctacacaagcactagtacacatgggtattctaacatatatactctacacaacCACTGGTACACACGggtatacaaacatatatactctacacaagcactagtacacatgggtattctaacatatatactctacacaagcaCTGGTACACAGTGCTAAACAAaacactgtaaaacctctaaatgaACGCCATCgccaattgactgccaccctgagagaagggttaaaaaatagaccgccagtcTCCAATtgaacctctatttgaccgccaacttggcattatttgatcttttcaAGCCCACATTATCacttgatcagtagaaaaaagTGTTcagaaaattgttttattaatgaatggtttaTATCAATTAACAGTTAcctaattctctcgttgtccaaatccaaagctttttgttttatgttgtaaaaaatttgaaagcaacaccgtagCAATAATCGGTCTCAGACTAACAGTAGCTCTCTGGTTAACACGGcatttctacttcgaagtagcctatATACATAAAAACGGCTCAAATTTATGACGGTTGATGGAACTtagaaagcaacgccatagaattAATGTCAAAcaatctcaggctaatagtagttccttgtttaacgcgatcCTAATACTTTAAAGGATATGCATATAAAACCGgttcgcaagttttggaccaaaggtcaTACGTTTAGCGAGCCAACTATTAGCACAGCATGAATGCTAAATGCAGCaagtgaaagttttgctctgccaaaacattgtttggacgctaatacaGACTGGTTCCGCAGTGCGGAAGAATTAAAGACAGAAAAGATTGTGGATTGTATCGAACCACTACAAGATTGAACAACATCCATTGAAATCAGCAACCAAAACGCAGCTGTCCGagcaaacaatgaaaatattttgggttttaaaaacgttaatttttgtttctgcatgtaatataagtatggttcgtttatgttacttgttcatgaatatatatttgtataatttgATAGATcattgttgtataacttataaatatgcagaattatagcatgttatttaatagcattgtGTGGCTCTCTTAACACGGCTTGCAATGGAtcaatgctcataactccatttCTATTGCACAcgaaaagctagttttggctgcaaactatatatatatatatatatatatacaacgcaagcactagtacacacaggtattacagaatatatacactacaccagCATTGGtacaccaaaatatatacactacacatcCACTAGTACACAAaggtataacaaaatatatacactacccCAGCACTGGtacaccaaaatatatacactacacattCACTAGTACACAAaggtataacaaaatatatacactacacaagcactagtgCACCAAAAAATATACACTAGACAAGCACCAGTACACAGAGGTATACCAAGAAATATATACAAcgcaagcactagtacacacaggTATACCAGAATATATACACTACCCCAGCACTGGtacaccaaaatatatacactacacattCACTAGTACACAAaggtataacaaaatatatacactacccCAGCACTGGtacaccaaaatatatacactacacattCACTAGTACACAAaggtataacaaaatatatacactacacaagcactagtgCACCAAAGTGTACCAAAAATATACACTAGACAAGCACCACTACACGGAGGTATACCAAGAAATATgtactacacaagcactagtataCACAGGTATACCCATGTACCCATAATACCCTCACATACACGAAATCCTGAACATTATCAAACACCTGAGGAACAATCCCAGCCAATATCTTACCGGGGGATGACTCTTAGTCCCAGTTTCTAGCAATTCCTTTTTGGTCCTCAGCCTATTCCACTGCTTGAGCAGCTCGTCTTCTATGAAGTCAGCAATTTTAGTCTGGGACTGTTGTCGGTTTTCCAGCAAACGTTTCTCTAGGGTGTCATATTTAAGTTTAACCTCATTTAGCTGTAACAGGAAATGGTAAAGgaaatagaaatataaatgCCAACATTCAGGAGTTGGAGTCTCTTTCTCTTGCTAAAACTAATGCTTCAATATCAGAGTAACTACTTGGATATAACATTAGGAAGAACAATATCTGTGGTAAGTTGATGGGGCCTCCTTCTATATTACCTCAAAACGTAGACTCTTTCTCATATTACAGCAAATTTCATTGTGTCACAGCAACTACTTGGGTATAACAAAGGAAAGAAGGCCGTCCGGTATCTCAACACGAATAATAATTACAAACCTGACTATCTCTAGTCTTGTGAATAAGTAGAAGCATGGCTTGTGTTTCATCATCAAAGTCTGCCTGTACTTTAGACACTTCCTTGAAGAGTTTCTCATATTCTTCATCCTTGGTTGTACTATCTTCTGTTATTATGGTGTTCAGCAGGGAGGCTGCCAGATCCTCCAGCAATAGGAAGTCATGTGGTCCGCCTGCACAAGATTACCTTGATTGTTAGTATGAAAGAAATTCATGAAccaataatagcaagtgatcagtagaaacgTGTCCTTTGgaatcgtactaataatgaataaactaaatcaataacaattaatttttacattGCTTCAGTCCATATCAAAGACCCTTTTTCAACTTGAAAGCTTTCCATCTTTTTCGGTAAAATTTCAAatacaccatagaaataattagtaactaaTCAACCTAATAGAAGTTGAATGTTTGATAGAAaaattgtggaaagtattggacagccaaaataaaatgttcatttcatCGGAAACACCAAACAGAAGGCATCTATcagagcaaacgatgcaaataataatttaaaaaatgctCATTTGGTTTATGAGTGTATTAGAAGTAAGACTCACTTATGTCGcttgttttttaatatgtttGTAGTGTTTGAcagattattaatattattattattattatataacgcATGAACTTGCagatatataacattttatttgatagcatctttGTGGTTTTCTAACTAGGGTAAAATGGGTCAACACTCCTAACTTATCTTATATTGTACATAGAAAGATAGTTGTTGCTGCTAACCGTAGCAAACATAGCAACAAATGCAATGGGTTTTatgcaaaactgtaaaatgtggttatataacagtaatatgcccttaaatttagaatgaaataagcaactaaaagctccaacaaattacacagactataatatcatcgggatgtattgtaagcaatatatatatcaattggTACAGAAATTTTCCAGATTCCAAAtgaatatttattaagagactatgacaagttggaggtaagttagcaaatttattgcctGAAGGAGATTGCAGAATAAAAGCAagatccacttcaccaataaaaaaGGGTTAAATAATCTTCTCAAAAGTCTGACGAGCTGGAAGATGCCAGTGTTTATAACTAGCATCAGCTGTGATATGACTGCCTGTGAACTTCACTACTAATTGTTTCAATGTTTATCCAGTCTACTTCAGTATGTAAATATCATCCTGCTATCTAATGTATGTACAGGGTTTACTCAATAAACTTACCTTTCTCACATTTAGATGAATctgctacacatttcatacaaCTGATGGTATGACAGACTTTACATCCAAACACAAGTGGTTGATTCTCATGTTTTGTACAGATATCTGGCAGATGTTGGCTCTCCCCTGACATATACTGAGTCATAGAGACTGTATTATGATTATCTAGCAATGCATCATGGTGCTGAAATCATACAAAACATAGCTACAGTGTTATTTAAACAAGGGAAATCACGATCACAGTGATATATCTGCTGAAGTAGTTGATctagaaataaaaaagaatcaaTATTTGAAAACAGGCCTTGCTCATCAACAATTACTATCTAAGAATAAGATGCAAGCTTTTAGATTTTCTACACCTGGAAGGGAAGTAGTTGGGAATC
The sequence above is drawn from the Watersipora subatra chromosome 5, tzWatSuba1.1, whole genome shotgun sequence genome and encodes:
- the LOC137397211 gene encoding transcription intermediary factor 1-beta-like; its protein translation is MASASLDIECEFCGLRNEKIVDPKQLPCGHIHCMPCLTSHYEKNKICWCGLQSCGKVYKMSPESLDDYDVDDARLCDTCIKIRQHKRQATSYCTDCSRKFCKEHLEHHDALLDNHNTVSMTQYMSGESQHLPDICTKHENQPLVFGCKVCHTISCMKCVADSSKCEKGGPHDFLLLEDLAASLLNTIITEDSTTKDEEYEKLFKEVSKVQADFDDETQAMLLLIHKTRDSQLNEVKLKYDTLEKRLLENRQQSQTKIADFIEDELLKQWNRLRTKKELLETGTKSHPPWFDTIHNLFCL